The following are encoded together in the Mycolicibacterium arabiense genome:
- a CDS encoding acyl-CoA dehydrogenase family protein translates to MTSDLVGRWLDAGELDLPLPGHGRTLERWTALARLTEVDVTAGRLAEAHTDAAAILVELNGAPPAFGQLWGVWAAEPPDAVVTAHHADRVILDGTKAWCSGAGLCTHALVTARRADGARGLYAVDLSDPGVSIPPSTWQNVGMRDSATGDVHFESAVAVEVGAPGEYLTRHGFWHGAIGVAACWLGGARAVAAPLYRSVSHAAQDSSQAPADPHAQAHLGAVDAALAAAEATVAAAARAVDSDSRDPDAELIARRVRAVVEHAVDEAISRTGRALGPKPLAMDAAHAQRVADLTMYVRQSHAERDLAVLGRLAAR, encoded by the coding sequence GTGACCAGCGATCTCGTCGGCCGGTGGCTGGACGCGGGCGAACTCGACCTGCCACTGCCGGGGCACGGGCGCACCCTGGAACGCTGGACGGCGCTGGCCAGGCTGACCGAAGTCGACGTCACCGCAGGCCGACTCGCCGAGGCGCACACCGACGCGGCCGCGATCCTCGTCGAGTTGAACGGCGCACCCCCGGCGTTCGGCCAACTGTGGGGCGTGTGGGCGGCTGAGCCGCCGGACGCCGTCGTGACGGCCCACCACGCCGACCGCGTGATCCTCGACGGGACCAAGGCCTGGTGCTCGGGTGCCGGTCTGTGCACGCACGCACTCGTCACCGCGCGCCGCGCAGACGGGGCTCGCGGGTTGTACGCGGTCGACCTCTCCGACCCCGGGGTGTCCATACCGCCGTCGACGTGGCAGAACGTCGGCATGCGTGACAGCGCCACCGGAGACGTCCACTTCGAGTCGGCGGTTGCGGTGGAGGTCGGTGCCCCTGGCGAGTATCTGACGCGACATGGCTTCTGGCACGGCGCGATCGGCGTGGCTGCGTGTTGGCTCGGAGGCGCCCGGGCCGTCGCTGCTCCGCTGTATCGCTCGGTGTCGCACGCGGCGCAGGACTCGTCGCAGGCACCGGCCGATCCGCATGCCCAGGCCCATCTCGGCGCCGTGGACGCAGCGCTCGCGGCTGCCGAGGCGACGGTCGCGGCAGCAGCTCGTGCCGTCGATTCGGATTCCCGCGATCCCGATGCCGAACTGATCGCCCGCCGGGTGCGGGCAGTGGTGGAGCACGCGGTCGACGAGGCGATCAGTCGCACGGGCCGCGCGCTCGGACCGAAGCCGCTCGCGATGGATGCCGCACACGCGCAACGCGTCGCGGACCTCACGATGTACGTGCGCCAGAGCCACGCCGAGCGCGACCTTGCGGTACTCGGCCGACTGGCCGCACGGTGA